A single window of Syntrophotalea acetylenica DNA harbors:
- a CDS encoding YbgA family protein, translating into MEKIRLGISACLLGQKVRYDGGHQLDRFLRDTLGKFVEYVPVCPEVETGLPIPREALRLVGEAQHPQLVFSKSGEDVTERMTVWASQRLAALEAEDLCGFVFKSRSPSSGMARVKVYDANGVPSHNGVGLFARLFMEHFPLLPVEEDGRLHDPRLRENFIEAIFTFRRWRDFLAGGPDAAGLVDFHARHKLLLMSHSVELARQMGRLTARAGQLPEAELVGDYQQLLLRTVRTPATPAKHCNVLQHALGYFKRQLSGDEKQEMLQLVEQYRHGSVPLAVPLTLLNHYVRKYQPPWLDEQVYLHPHPVELHLRGGL; encoded by the coding sequence ATGGAAAAAATCCGTCTCGGTATCAGTGCCTGCCTGCTCGGGCAGAAGGTCCGCTATGACGGCGGGCATCAACTCGACCGTTTTCTGCGGGATACCCTGGGAAAATTCGTGGAGTACGTGCCGGTTTGCCCGGAGGTGGAAACGGGCCTGCCTATTCCCCGGGAAGCCCTGCGGCTGGTCGGAGAGGCCCAACATCCGCAGCTGGTGTTTTCCAAAAGCGGGGAGGATGTCACCGAGCGCATGACGGTCTGGGCCAGTCAGCGCCTGGCGGCCCTGGAAGCCGAGGATCTGTGCGGATTTGTTTTCAAGTCCCGGTCGCCGAGCAGCGGCATGGCGCGGGTCAAGGTCTACGACGCCAACGGCGTGCCGAGCCATAACGGCGTCGGCCTGTTCGCGCGCCTGTTCATGGAACATTTCCCGCTGCTGCCGGTGGAGGAGGATGGCAGGCTGCACGATCCGCGCCTGCGGGAAAATTTCATCGAAGCCATTTTCACCTTCCGGCGCTGGCGTGACTTTCTGGCTGGTGGGCCCGATGCGGCGGGGCTGGTGGATTTTCATGCCCGGCACAAATTGTTGCTCATGTCCCACAGCGTGGAATTGGCGCGGCAGATGGGCCGCTTGACGGCTCGCGCCGGTCAGCTTCCCGAGGCGGAACTGGTTGGCGACTATCAGCAGCTGCTGTTGCGTACGGTGCGTACGCCGGCCACCCCCGCCAAGCACTGCAATGTGCTGCAGCATGCCCTGGGATATTTCAAACGGCAGCTCTCCGGCGACGAAAAGCAGGAGATGCTGCAGCTTGTCGAGCAGTACCGGCACGGCAGCGTACCGCTGGCCGTGCCGCTTACCCTGCTCAACCATTATGTGCGTAAATATCAGCCGCCGTGGCTTGACGAGCAGGTGTACCTGCATCCCCACCCGGTGGAGCTGCACCTGCGCGGCGGGTTGTGA
- the corA gene encoding magnesium/cobalt transporter CorA produces MRFRKRRQPAPVVLKKLLHKTSHKAGRAPGTMVHIGRQRTEPVRIGLLNYGPAHLEERSLASVAECRPYRDGPGVTWVNLDGIHQLGILEQLGADFGLHPLVLEDIVNTTHRPKMEAFDDYLFLVLKMPHYDPVTASVNTEQVCLILSRNHVLSFQEQQGDVFDGVRQRLRGNKGRLRTMGADYLAYVLIDAIVDSYYFIMESLGEEIEHLEEIIMDRPTPDIQSRIHHFKREMILLRKAVWPLRELISGLQREESSLIAPATGVFLRDVYDHSVQIIDTVETLRDVLSGLLDLYMSNISNRMNEVMKVLTIIATIFIPLTFIAGIYGMNFEYMPELHWRWSYPLLWLLMLTLACGMFKFFRRKHWL; encoded by the coding sequence ATGCGGTTTCGGAAGCGACGTCAGCCAGCACCGGTGGTGCTGAAAAAACTGTTGCATAAAACCTCGCACAAAGCCGGCCGGGCGCCGGGGACCATGGTGCATATCGGCCGCCAGCGCACCGAACCGGTACGGATCGGCCTGCTCAACTACGGCCCTGCGCATCTGGAAGAACGATCCCTTGCCTCGGTCGCCGAATGCCGGCCATACCGCGACGGCCCTGGCGTAACCTGGGTCAACCTCGACGGCATTCACCAGCTGGGCATCCTCGAACAGCTCGGCGCCGACTTCGGCCTGCACCCGCTGGTTCTGGAGGACATCGTCAACACCACGCACCGACCCAAGATGGAGGCTTTCGACGACTATCTGTTCTTGGTGCTGAAAATGCCCCATTACGACCCGGTTACCGCCAGTGTAAACACCGAGCAGGTCTGCCTGATTCTCAGCCGCAACCATGTGCTGTCCTTCCAGGAGCAGCAGGGGGACGTATTCGACGGAGTGCGGCAGCGACTGCGCGGCAACAAGGGACGCCTGCGCACCATGGGCGCGGACTATCTCGCTTATGTGCTTATCGACGCCATCGTCGACAGCTATTACTTCATCATGGAAAGCCTCGGCGAAGAGATCGAACATCTCGAAGAAATCATCATGGACCGCCCCACACCCGACATCCAGTCACGCATTCATCATTTCAAGCGCGAAATGATTCTGCTGCGCAAAGCGGTATGGCCCCTGCGGGAGCTGATATCCGGCCTGCAACGGGAAGAATCGTCGCTCATCGCGCCCGCGACCGGCGTGTTCCTGCGTGACGTTTACGATCACTCTGTGCAGATCATCGACACGGTGGAAACCTTGCGGGATGTCCTGTCGGGATTGCTCGATCTGTACATGTCAAACATCAGCAACCGCATGAATGAAGTCATGAAGGTGCTGACCATCATTGCCACCATTTTTATACCGCTGACCTTCATCGCCGGCATCTACGGCATGAACTTCGAATACATGCCGGAACTGCACTGGCGATGGAGCTATCCGTTGCTATGGCTGCTGATGCTGACTCTGGCCTGCGGCATGTTCAAATTCTTCAGAAGGAAACATTGGCTGTGA
- a CDS encoding ATP-binding protein: MNPSACRAYLDQLAGRDRFFSVVDQQPQLEALLGELTAGFDKAIDQHLAELAAADEILARDLAEVSGHLRSSAELLGKAFEETLANEPPDGEALVRLARTIEARILWLYDRVRVRQERSLNQVRPQNRYWKQAVQSVTDALNQIMRNQPEELVLIRDRHQHSHLKGCSIWQIEGPGIVEKACSGKLRPIVRIVYSQLRMRLKRRYQILQPSLQDAVNRHRPVILHAEDRPAGDAYAQRHEQISRNCADMWRGLRFNLETAAEECSRLATEARKDDADHAALRKKLADTSQLVTETISRTEQQLATIAEPLQELSRQSLEDLRQECGKMLTLISKDLQRILGWKERLRLKRLRALRHLRRQCTQWRESLREPLQQAFLSMEFLWQGVRRLWPGGDVRNAKTEAVARSIADMPTPEAILKKAEKLPPVCRRLFTCGALKNREFMVGKNKDLDTLRELFQRWQEGLLCSIAVTGPDGSGKTSLVNCFQSELGNQVPVLRLNLEKRLTDEGPFLEWCQERFALPHAPSGLADVEKHLQTMPRSVIIVEELHHLVLRTVGGLEVGRAFLRLVLTSRHRLLWVATSRKYPWQRMKHLIDIDRYFTHQVQTQFNSQAEIRDALLLRLHTSGYPVGFLNGGNPAPKTNNPAGKDDQANLRDRFFSDLFSATRGNMQAALFYWLHYLEFDAQEQSLRVAPFDKLDYGALKNLERPQLYALAEILAHGGLSPREHAAIFGTAVMQSRMLLDYLTQMNLLQSARAAEDEPFYQLNPLFFAPTASLLETRNIIQ; this comes from the coding sequence GTGAACCCATCCGCATGTCGGGCATATCTGGATCAGTTGGCCGGCCGCGACCGTTTTTTCAGTGTCGTGGACCAGCAGCCGCAACTCGAGGCGCTGCTGGGGGAGTTGACCGCGGGGTTTGACAAGGCCATCGATCAACACCTTGCCGAGCTGGCCGCCGCCGATGAAATCCTCGCCAGGGATCTTGCCGAGGTAAGCGGGCACCTGCGCAGCAGTGCCGAATTACTCGGCAAGGCCTTTGAAGAAACCCTGGCCAACGAGCCTCCCGACGGAGAAGCCCTGGTGCGCCTGGCCCGGACCATCGAGGCGCGCATCTTATGGTTGTATGACCGCGTGCGGGTTCGTCAGGAACGCAGCCTGAATCAGGTGCGCCCCCAGAACCGTTACTGGAAACAGGCGGTTCAGAGCGTCACGGATGCCCTGAACCAGATCATGCGCAACCAACCCGAGGAACTGGTTCTGATCCGGGACCGTCACCAGCACAGCCATCTGAAAGGTTGCAGCATCTGGCAGATCGAAGGGCCGGGGATCGTCGAAAAAGCCTGCTCCGGGAAACTGCGGCCGATCGTCAGGATAGTATACAGCCAGTTGCGGATGCGTCTGAAACGCCGCTACCAGATTCTGCAGCCCTCGCTGCAGGATGCGGTCAATCGCCACCGCCCGGTCATCCTGCACGCTGAAGACCGACCGGCGGGCGACGCCTATGCGCAGCGACATGAGCAGATAAGCCGCAACTGCGCCGATATGTGGCGCGGCTTGCGCTTCAACCTGGAAACAGCCGCGGAAGAATGCAGCCGTCTGGCCACCGAAGCCCGAAAGGATGATGCGGATCACGCCGCGCTCCGCAAAAAACTGGCCGATACCAGCCAACTGGTCACGGAAACGATCAGCCGCACCGAGCAGCAACTGGCGACTATCGCCGAACCGCTCCAGGAACTATCCCGCCAGTCGCTGGAGGATCTGAGGCAGGAATGCGGCAAAATGCTCACCCTGATCTCCAAGGATCTGCAACGCATCCTCGGCTGGAAAGAACGGTTAAGGCTGAAACGGCTGCGCGCTTTGCGCCATCTGCGACGCCAATGCACACAGTGGCGCGAAAGCCTGCGGGAACCGCTGCAGCAGGCCTTCCTATCCATGGAGTTTTTGTGGCAGGGTGTGCGACGACTGTGGCCGGGAGGCGATGTGCGCAATGCCAAAACGGAAGCCGTGGCACGCAGCATCGCCGACATGCCAACTCCCGAAGCCATCCTCAAAAAGGCGGAAAAACTGCCGCCGGTGTGCCGGCGTCTGTTCACATGCGGAGCGTTGAAAAACCGTGAGTTCATGGTTGGCAAAAACAAGGATCTCGATACGCTGCGGGAGCTTTTTCAGCGCTGGCAGGAGGGCCTTTTGTGCAGCATCGCCGTCACCGGTCCCGATGGCAGCGGCAAAACCTCGTTGGTCAACTGCTTCCAAAGCGAGCTCGGCAACCAGGTTCCGGTGCTGCGCCTCAATCTTGAGAAGCGACTGACCGATGAAGGCCCGTTTCTGGAGTGGTGCCAGGAGCGGTTTGCGCTGCCGCATGCGCCGAGTGGGCTGGCCGATGTTGAAAAGCATCTTCAAACCATGCCGCGCAGCGTCATCATTGTGGAAGAGCTCCACCACCTGGTACTGAGAACCGTAGGTGGCCTGGAGGTGGGCCGCGCTTTTTTGCGGCTGGTTCTGACCAGCAGACATCGCCTGCTGTGGGTGGCAACCAGCCGCAAATATCCGTGGCAGCGCATGAAGCACCTGATTGACATCGACCGTTATTTTACCCACCAGGTGCAAACCCAGTTCAACAGCCAGGCCGAAATCCGCGACGCCCTGCTTTTGCGCCTGCACACCAGCGGCTATCCGGTCGGCTTCCTCAATGGCGGCAATCCGGCACCAAAGACCAACAACCCGGCAGGGAAAGACGATCAGGCCAATCTCCGCGACCGCTTCTTTTCCGACCTTTTTTCCGCCACCCGGGGCAATATGCAGGCAGCCCTTTTCTACTGGCTGCATTACCTGGAATTCGATGCCCAGGAGCAGTCCCTGCGCGTCGCCCCCTTCGATAAACTCGACTATGGGGCACTGAAGAACCTGGAACGACCGCAGCTCTACGCGCTGGCCGAAATTCTCGCCCATGGCGGCCTTTCGCCGCGGGAGCATGCCGCCATTTTCGGGACCGCCGTGATGCAGAGCCGGATGCTTCTGGATTATCTGACCCAGATGAATCTGCTGCAATCCGCCCGCGCCGCCGAAGACGAGCCCTTTTACCAGCTCAATCCCCTGTTTTTTGCCCCGACAGCGTCCTTGTTGGAGACGCGCAACATTATCCAGTGA
- a CDS encoding mechanosensitive ion channel family protein: protein MKDLQIPELPEFIDKYLSMDRLVTSLLILAATAVGLLFLRRLMKYLANRFSRYRLLISGLYPVLRLLAWIASFAYILFVIIHPPLNTLLTISASAGLAVGLGAQDLVRNIVAGILILFERPFHVGDMIEVGDHYGEVINIGLRAVQIRTFDDSVVTFPNSMVQTGSVSNSNTGQLNEMVVVKFHLPATVPIAPVRQIAWEAAVCSPYVQLDKPIRVLVEDHYDRAFLTRFTIKAYVHEIRLERVLASDISERVKTALVKRGFVPDICFLADRFDCEAPNPSSPSNP from the coding sequence ATGAAAGACCTTCAAATACCTGAACTTCCTGAGTTCATAGACAAATATCTGTCCATGGACCGGCTGGTGACAAGCCTGCTGATCCTCGCCGCAACCGCTGTCGGCCTTTTGTTCCTGCGCCGCCTCATGAAATACCTGGCCAACCGGTTCAGCCGCTATCGCCTGCTGATCTCCGGACTCTATCCGGTATTGCGGCTGCTGGCCTGGATCGCCTCCTTCGCCTATATCCTGTTCGTCATCATCCACCCTCCGCTCAACACCCTGTTGACGATTTCCGCCTCCGCGGGCCTGGCTGTCGGCCTCGGCGCCCAGGATCTGGTGCGCAATATCGTCGCCGGCATCCTGATCCTGTTTGAGCGACCCTTCCATGTCGGCGACATGATCGAGGTCGGAGACCACTACGGCGAGGTCATCAATATCGGCCTGCGCGCCGTGCAGATCCGCACCTTCGATGATTCGGTGGTGACGTTTCCCAACAGCATGGTACAGACCGGATCGGTGAGCAATTCCAACACCGGACAGCTCAACGAGATGGTGGTGGTAAAATTTCACCTTCCGGCAACGGTGCCCATCGCACCGGTCAGGCAGATCGCCTGGGAAGCGGCCGTCTGCTCCCCCTACGTGCAGCTCGACAAGCCGATACGGGTGCTGGTGGAAGACCACTATGACCGCGCTTTTTTGACCCGCTTCACGATCAAGGCCTACGTACATGAAATCCGTCTGGAGCGGGTGCTGGCCAGCGACATTTCCGAACGGGTCAAAACCGCGCTTGTTAAACGTGGCTTTGTTCCAGACATCTGTTTCCTCGCCGATCGCTTCGACTGCGAAGCGCCAAACCCGTCATCGCCATCGAACCCCTGA
- a CDS encoding deoxyribodipyrimidine photolyase — MPVPAIRIETLNGATPRAAGRYVLYWMNATRRSGWNFALQRAVEHAVDLQRPLLVVETLSCERPYANLRHHHFALDGMADNARGLAGKPASYYPFVENRPGRIASLLTELAKEACLIVCDLRPLRDSLRETRELARRVPVLLERVDSNGILPLKAADREFTTAHSLRRFMQKHLLAHLQQPPLADPLDGVNLPPLPSLPDTISGGWPAADRALLNGKRQRLAQLPIGQETRPLATMGGSAAAHAALEVFLREHLALYEAFRNQPQRDVTSGLSPYLRRGHLASHEIVQKLLDMQGWHPADLSLETRGRRSGWWGLSASAEAFLDQLITWRELGYLFCFKRDDYDRFEGLPDWAQATLEAHSQDPRPYLYTLRQLETAQTHDPLWNAAQMQLVREGRLHNYLRMLWGKKILHWSESPRQALAAMSELNDRFALDGCDPNSYGGIGWVMGRFDRAWGPQRPVFGKIRYMSSRNTARKVTVDGYIQRYAPTP; from the coding sequence ATGCCGGTTCCCGCCATCCGCATCGAAACCCTCAACGGCGCCACTCCCCGAGCCGCCGGACGCTACGTCCTCTACTGGATGAACGCCACCCGCCGCAGCGGATGGAATTTCGCCCTGCAGCGCGCCGTGGAGCATGCCGTGGATCTGCAGCGACCGCTGCTGGTGGTGGAAACCCTGTCCTGCGAACGCCCGTATGCCAACCTGCGCCATCATCACTTCGCCCTCGATGGCATGGCCGATAACGCCCGCGGCCTGGCCGGCAAGCCGGCGAGCTACTACCCGTTTGTCGAGAATCGACCCGGGCGGATCGCGTCTCTTCTGACGGAGCTTGCCAAAGAAGCCTGTCTGATTGTGTGCGACCTGCGACCGCTACGGGATTCGTTACGGGAAACCCGGGAACTGGCACGACGTGTGCCGGTGCTGCTGGAGCGGGTGGACAGCAACGGTATCCTGCCCCTGAAAGCTGCCGACCGTGAATTCACCACGGCTCACAGCCTGCGGCGATTTATGCAGAAACACCTGCTTGCACACCTGCAGCAGCCACCCCTGGCCGATCCTCTCGACGGCGTGAACCTTCCACCATTGCCTTCCCTGCCGGACACCATAAGCGGGGGTTGGCCGGCGGCCGATCGCGCACTGTTGAACGGAAAGCGGCAGCGCCTCGCACAGCTGCCCATCGGCCAGGAGACCCGGCCGCTGGCGACCATGGGCGGCAGCGCCGCCGCCCATGCCGCGCTGGAGGTGTTTTTACGTGAGCATCTGGCCCTGTACGAAGCTTTCCGCAACCAGCCGCAACGGGACGTTACCAGCGGCCTGTCGCCCTACCTGCGCCGCGGCCACCTTGCGAGCCACGAGATTGTGCAGAAACTGCTTGATATGCAAGGCTGGCACCCCGCGGACCTGTCCCTGGAAACCCGGGGACGCCGAAGCGGCTGGTGGGGCCTGAGTGCTTCCGCCGAAGCATTTCTCGACCAGCTGATCACCTGGCGCGAACTTGGCTATCTGTTCTGTTTCAAACGGGACGATTACGACCGTTTCGAGGGGCTGCCCGACTGGGCACAGGCCACCCTGGAAGCACATTCCCAGGACCCGCGACCCTATCTTTACACCCTTCGGCAGCTGGAAACGGCGCAAACCCACGATCCGCTGTGGAACGCCGCCCAGATGCAACTGGTACGGGAGGGGCGCCTGCATAACTATCTACGCATGCTGTGGGGCAAGAAGATCCTGCATTGGAGCGAAAGCCCCCGCCAGGCTTTGGCCGCCATGAGCGAACTCAATGACCGCTTCGCCCTGGACGGCTGCGACCCGAACTCCTATGGCGGCATCGGCTGGGTCATGGGCCGCTTCGACCGCGCCTGGGGTCCGCAGCGGCCGGTATTCGGCAAAATCCGCTACATGAGTTCGCGGAACACCGCTCGCAAGGTGACCGTGGATGGGTACATCCAACGCTATGCGCCGACCCCCTGA
- a CDS encoding sigma-54-dependent transcriptional regulator, translated as MEQRANILIVDADQALGVALEQLLGSQGHLVQWCGTGQDALQRLANCTPDLMILDLQLPDLDGWHVYEQVGDLGDACPVVVATGRDLPEHAVTTLLNGPGDYLRKPAPVEDLATVAQRTLENSRLRKELACLRCQKGERFNQSAIIACSREMHQVLEMVQKVADSDASTVFIHGESGTGKELVARAIHYQSARADQPFMAINCAAVPSTLLESELLGHEKGAFTDAKNLKKGLFELADGGTVFLDEIGDMDPAMQAKLLRVLEERSFRRVGGTRDVCVDVRIVSATNRDLRKAMEDKSFRPDLYYRIGVIPIHLPPLRERRDDILPLAEFFIRQFNREFSKQVQGISRMAQKILLEYAWPGNIRELRNVIERAIILECEDQLLVENLPRELVSQSVEDNRGPLNFQLPPEGVDIEEVERELLRQALEMARGNQTQAAKLLHLGIDAFRYRMKKFGFL; from the coding sequence GTGGAACAGCGTGCCAACATTCTGATAGTGGATGCCGATCAGGCCCTTGGAGTTGCGCTGGAGCAGCTGCTCGGCAGCCAGGGGCATCTGGTGCAATGGTGCGGAACCGGCCAGGACGCTCTGCAGCGATTGGCGAATTGCACGCCGGATTTGATGATCCTCGATCTGCAGCTCCCCGATCTCGACGGTTGGCACGTTTACGAACAGGTCGGCGATCTTGGTGACGCCTGCCCGGTGGTCGTCGCCACAGGCCGTGATCTGCCGGAACACGCCGTGACCACGCTGCTCAACGGTCCCGGTGATTATCTGCGCAAGCCGGCTCCCGTGGAGGACCTCGCAACAGTGGCGCAGCGTACTCTGGAAAACAGCCGCCTGCGCAAGGAACTGGCCTGCCTGCGTTGCCAGAAGGGGGAACGCTTTAACCAGTCGGCCATCATCGCCTGCAGCCGGGAAATGCACCAGGTTCTGGAAATGGTGCAGAAGGTTGCCGACAGCGATGCTTCCACGGTCTTCATCCATGGTGAAAGTGGCACCGGCAAGGAACTGGTGGCGCGGGCCATTCACTATCAGAGCGCCCGAGCTGACCAGCCCTTCATGGCTATCAACTGTGCCGCCGTGCCTTCGACCCTGCTCGAAAGCGAGCTGCTGGGGCATGAGAAGGGGGCCTTTACCGACGCGAAAAATCTTAAAAAGGGCCTGTTCGAGCTGGCCGATGGCGGTACCGTATTCCTCGATGAAATCGGAGACATGGATCCGGCCATGCAGGCCAAACTGCTGCGGGTGCTGGAAGAGCGCAGCTTTCGCAGGGTTGGCGGAACCCGGGATGTCTGTGTCGATGTGCGCATCGTGTCCGCCACCAATCGCGATCTGCGCAAGGCGATGGAAGACAAATCCTTCCGGCCCGACCTCTATTACCGTATCGGTGTGATTCCCATTCATCTGCCGCCGTTGCGCGAGCGGCGCGACGATATCCTTCCGCTGGCCGAATTTTTCATTCGCCAGTTCAACCGTGAGTTCAGCAAACAGGTCCAGGGCATTTCGCGCATGGCCCAGAAAATCCTGCTCGAATATGCCTGGCCGGGCAACATCCGCGAATTGCGCAACGTTATCGAACGAGCCATCATTCTGGAGTGCGAGGATCAGCTGCTGGTGGAAAATCTGCCAAGGGAGCTGGTCTCCCAGTCGGTGGAAGATAACCGCGGGCCACTTAATTTTCAGCTGCCACCCGAAGGGGTCGATATCGAGGAAGTTGAGCGCGAACTGCTTCGTCAGGCACTCGAAATGGCCAGGGGCAATCAGACCCAGGCTGCCAAGCTGCTGCATCTGGGGATTGACGCGTTTCGCTACCGTATGAAAAAATTCGGGTTTTTATAA
- a CDS encoding transketolase family protein — translation MIATRDAYGQALLELGRQNPKIVALDADLSGSTKTAQFAREFPERFFNAGIAEANMVGMAAGLAAGGLIPFASTFAVFAAGRAFEQIRQSLAYPRMNVKVVATHGGITVGEDGGSHQSVEDLAIMRSLPNMTVLCPADGPETAAAIRAVAAYDGPVYVRLGRGKVPVVFPSDCNFEIGRGVTLRDGDAVTLIGTGLLTAMALDAAEILAARGIQARVLHMGSIKPLDTELLLKAARETGAIVTAEEHSVIGGLGGAVCEALAEGAPAPVERVGMRDVFGQSGPAGKLLEHYGLTPASLVAAAERVVARKRPSA, via the coding sequence ATGATTGCAACCAGAGACGCATACGGCCAGGCTTTGCTGGAGCTTGGCCGCCAGAATCCGAAAATCGTGGCCCTGGACGCCGATCTGTCCGGTTCGACCAAGACCGCCCAGTTCGCCAGAGAATTTCCGGAGCGCTTTTTTAATGCCGGCATCGCCGAGGCCAACATGGTCGGCATGGCTGCCGGACTGGCCGCCGGCGGTCTGATCCCCTTTGCCTCGACCTTCGCGGTATTTGCCGCCGGCCGGGCCTTTGAGCAGATTCGCCAGTCTCTGGCCTATCCCCGAATGAACGTCAAAGTGGTTGCCACCCATGGTGGCATCACCGTCGGCGAAGACGGCGGTTCCCACCAGTCGGTAGAGGACCTTGCGATCATGCGCAGCCTGCCCAACATGACCGTGCTGTGTCCCGCCGACGGCCCGGAAACCGCAGCCGCCATCCGTGCCGTGGCGGCATACGACGGGCCGGTTTATGTTCGCCTGGGGCGCGGCAAGGTGCCGGTGGTTTTCCCCTCCGATTGCAATTTTGAAATCGGCCGCGGCGTCACTCTGCGCGATGGCGATGCTGTGACCCTCATCGGCACCGGACTGCTCACCGCCATGGCTCTGGACGCGGCCGAAATACTGGCCGCCAGGGGGATCCAGGCCCGGGTTCTGCATATGGGCAGCATCAAACCCCTCGATACGGAGCTGCTGCTGAAAGCGGCACGGGAGACCGGCGCCATCGTCACCGCAGAGGAACATTCGGTCATTGGCGGGCTTGGCGGCGCGGTATGCGAGGCGCTCGCCGAAGGGGCCCCGGCGCCGGTGGAAAGAGTCGGCATGCGCGACGTTTTCGGCCAGTCCGGTCCGGCCGGAAAACTGCTGGAACACTACGGATTGACCCCTGCCAGCCTGGTTGCAGCCGCCGAACGTGTTGTGGCGCGCAAGCGCCCGTCGGCTTGA
- a CDS encoding transketolase, whose protein sequence is MLSQQTVQKLEQTARELRVDILKMLHQSQSGHTGGSLSAIDIMTVLFFHQMKHDAARRDWAERDRFVLSKGHAAPALYACLSRAGYFPQEDLATLRQLGSHLQGHPDMRKTPGVEVCTGSLGQGLSQAVGLALANRVAGRDSRVYALLGDGELQEGQIWEAVMSAAHYKLSNLCILVDCNGLQIDGFTEDVMNVGPVAAKFAAFNLHVIETDGHDVAAVAQALAAAQASDRPSVIVARTVKGKGVSIFENKAKYHGVAPSDEELKLALEGLGAAS, encoded by the coding sequence ATGTTGAGCCAACAAACCGTCCAGAAGCTTGAGCAGACCGCCAGGGAATTGCGCGTCGATATCCTGAAAATGCTGCATCAGTCCCAGTCCGGACATACCGGTGGCAGCCTTTCGGCCATCGATATCATGACCGTGCTGTTTTTCCACCAGATGAAGCATGACGCCGCTCGCCGGGACTGGGCCGAACGCGATCGTTTCGTGTTGTCCAAGGGCCATGCGGCACCAGCCCTGTATGCCTGTCTGTCTCGCGCCGGATATTTTCCACAGGAAGACCTTGCGACCCTGCGTCAGCTTGGCAGCCATCTGCAGGGACACCCCGATATGCGCAAGACGCCCGGCGTCGAAGTCTGTACCGGATCTCTGGGGCAGGGCCTTTCCCAGGCCGTCGGTCTGGCGCTGGCGAACCGCGTCGCCGGACGCGATTCCCGCGTTTATGCCCTGCTGGGAGATGGCGAACTGCAGGAGGGGCAGATCTGGGAGGCGGTGATGAGCGCCGCCCATTACAAGCTCTCCAATCTGTGCATCCTGGTTGATTGCAACGGCCTGCAGATCGATGGATTCACCGAAGACGTCATGAATGTCGGCCCGGTGGCCGCCAAGTTTGCCGCCTTCAACCTGCATGTCATCGAAACCGATGGTCACGATGTCGCTGCCGTGGCCCAGGCCCTGGCCGCGGCGCAAGCCTCCGATCGCCCGAGCGTTATCGTTGCCCGCACTGTCAAGGGCAAGGGGGTGTCGATTTTCGAAAACAAGGCCAAATATCACGGCGTGGCCCCCAGCGATGAAGAGTTGAAGCTCGCCCTGGAAGGCCTGGGCGCCGCGAGTTGA